Proteins found in one Nitrospirota bacterium genomic segment:
- a CDS encoding OmpH family outer membrane protein gives MKKVVLVFASVLIAAMILSNPLNAADKVDAVKIGVVDLQKVIIQSTGGKEARGLFEGEMTAKKKALTEKEEMLKKLRSEIDKGGISDSAKKEKEDNFQKDARDLRRLRDETESTLREMDKAITVKMIGEIREVISKLGDEGKYTLILEKDASVLYMPNTIDLTGRVIENYDKQKAKK, from the coding sequence ATGAAGAAGGTTGTTCTGGTTTTTGCATCAGTGTTGATAGCAGCTATGATACTTTCGAATCCGCTGAATGCTGCAGACAAGGTTGATGCAGTAAAGATAGGTGTTGTGGATCTTCAGAAGGTAATTATTCAATCAACGGGTGGAAAAGAGGCCAGGGGTTTGTTTGAAGGTGAAATGACAGCGAAAAAGAAGGCCCTTACTGAGAAAGAAGAAATGTTGAAGAAACTTCGTTCAGAAATAGATAAAGGTGGAATATCAGATTCGGCGAAAAAGGAGAAGGAAGATAATTTTCAGAAAGATGCGAGGGATCTGAGACGGCTCAGGGATGAGACGGAGTCTACGCTGAGAGAAATGGACAAGGCGATTACGGTTAAAATGATCGGTGAAATTCGTGAGGTCATATCAAAACTCGGAGACGAGGGAAAGTACACACTTATCCTTGAAAAGGACGCCAGTGTACTCTACATGCCTAATACAATAGACCTGACCGGCAGGGTTATTGAAAATTATGACAAGCAGAAGGCAAAGAAATAA
- a CDS encoding SurA N-terminal domain-containing protein, translating into MRVLLIVLSILIIPVFTSCGAAKQKQDKDAVAIVNGAPVSLHEFQRELAIYANRNPDFKLTAVSVEEHLNMFIDKQLMIQEAMKMGLAEDERFLETIKRFWEQTLIRELIDAKGREWSGRLIVTEDDILARYKEIKPVPGYPLKDIYDEIRLALLEQKRQTAMDEWLKEIRKTATINIDMKKLSESYK; encoded by the coding sequence ATGCGGGTACTTCTGATTGTCCTTTCTATCCTGATAATTCCTGTTTTTACATCATGCGGGGCGGCAAAACAGAAACAGGATAAAGACGCTGTTGCTATTGTAAACGGCGCCCCGGTTTCATTGCATGAGTTTCAAAGGGAGCTTGCAATTTATGCGAACAGAAATCCTGACTTTAAATTGACCGCTGTCTCTGTGGAAGAACATCTCAATATGTTTATTGACAAACAACTCATGATTCAGGAAGCGATGAAGATGGGGCTTGCAGAAGACGAAAGATTCCTTGAAACTATTAAGCGGTTCTGGGAACAGACGCTTATCAGGGAGCTGATAGATGCAAAGGGCAGGGAATGGAGCGGGAGACTTATTGTTACAGAAGATGATATCCTTGCCCGCTATAAAGAGATTAAACCTGTTCCCGGATATCCATTGAAAGACATTTATGATGAGATAAGGCTGGCGCTGCTTGAGCAGAAAAGACAAACGGCCATGGATGAATGGTTGAAGGAGATTAGAAAGACAGCAACGATTAATATTGATATGAAAAAGTTATCTGAGAGTTACAAATGA
- the rsmA gene encoding ribosomal RNA small subunit methyltransferase A → MHKDGDSGNNLNKKQERPGRPKKHLGQHFLQDPEIISKIIETADIHREDVVVEIGPGRGALTFRMADLASEVIAIEIDSSMIGNLNERAASYPNLTIVEADALQFHYHQIGTRFKVVANLPYYMSTPILFRLIELRDMVDSMTIMLQKEVAERVVASPGSKDYGILSIAVQFYALPEIAFNVSRKMFYPEPKVDSSVLKIVPRERVAVDVRNEGLFWGLIKSAFYYRRKTLLNSLSLSGHSKEIIKNVLNAAEIDQNRRPEDVSMEEWAKIADTLMDFMMSEHKRMKF, encoded by the coding sequence ATGCATAAAGATGGCGACAGCGGCAACAATCTAAATAAAAAGCAGGAACGGCCGGGGCGTCCGAAGAAGCATCTTGGACAGCACTTTCTTCAGGATCCTGAAATCATATCAAAAATAATAGAGACTGCGGACATTCACAGGGAAGATGTGGTTGTTGAGATTGGGCCTGGCAGGGGCGCTCTGACATTCAGGATGGCAGATTTGGCGTCCGAGGTCATTGCCATAGAGATAGACAGCTCGATGATCGGAAATCTTAATGAACGTGCTGCCTCTTATCCAAACCTTACGATAGTAGAGGCGGATGCGCTCCAATTTCACTATCATCAGATCGGTACAAGATTCAAGGTGGTGGCAAATCTCCCCTACTATATGTCCACTCCTATCCTCTTCCGCCTTATAGAACTGCGAGATATGGTTGATTCAATGACGATTATGCTCCAGAAAGAGGTTGCCGAACGTGTTGTTGCATCGCCGGGCAGTAAAGACTACGGGATATTATCCATAGCCGTTCAGTTTTATGCACTTCCTGAGATAGCATTTAATGTGTCACGGAAGATGTTTTATCCTGAACCAAAGGTTGACTCGTCAGTTTTGAAAATTGTACCAAGGGAAAGGGTAGCAGTAGATGTAAGAAACGAAGGGTTGTTCTGGGGGCTTATTAAATCAGCCTTTTATTACAGAAGAAAGACATTGCTCAATTCGCTCTCTTTGTCAGGCCACAGCAAGGAAATTATAAAGAATGTCCTTAATGCCGCAGAGATAGACCAGAACAGGCGCCCTGAGGATGTCAGTATGGAGGAATGGGCAAAGATTGCCGATACGCTTATGGATTTTATGATGTCAGAGCATAAGAGGATGAAATTTTAA